Genomic window (Lampris incognitus isolate fLamInc1 chromosome 3, fLamInc1.hap2, whole genome shotgun sequence):
CTGTGCGTCACGCATAACGCGCGCTCCCACCAAACTTCTCGGCGTCGCAGAGGCCCGGTAGCGCCTCGGGCGGGACACGTGACACGCTCGGCATTGATGGAGGAAGACTCGCTAATTAAAGAATACCTGTATTCCCAGCAAAGGCCTCCCGAAACTGGACCTGGTTTAGCTCCTGAGGAACCATCCAACACTTTTTATATTTTCATAATCAAGGTAGAAATAGATTTATGGATATTTCATCTCCAcaagcaataataataacaacaacaacaacaacaataacaataataataataggggcgtccgggtagcatagcggtctatctcgttgcctaccaacacggggatcatcggtacgaatcccggtgttacctctggcttggtcgggcgtccctgcagacacaattggccgtgtctgcgggtgggaagcgagatgtgggtatgtgtcctggtcgctgcactagcgcctcctctggtcggtcggggcgcctgttcgtgagggggaactgggggaatagcgtgatcctcccacgcgctacgtccccctggtgaaactcctcactgtcaggtgaaaagaagctgctggcgactccacatgtatgggaggaggcatgtggtagtctgcagccctccccggatcggcagagggggcggagcagcgaccgggacggctcggaagagtggggtaattggccaagtacaattagggagaaaagggggcaataataataataatgacatgcTGGGTGAAATACAATAGGTCTGATTGAAATGAGAAACCTGCCCTGTTATTAACTTCTTGTTAATTCTGACGCAGCTGTggaggaagtgggggggggttatgtatCGGGGCATTAGCTGCCCGTCGCTTCCTGTGGTTTATTTTTCATTTGCATTAGTGTGAGTGCTGCTATGCACATTTgggtagaaaaagaaaaaatgaccCAGTGGCCTCACATTGCTTGTCTAGGGCTTTACTGAATGTCAGCCAAACAATGAGGGGTACGAGGGCGGCATCCACATTTGAAAAAGGGCCCATTCTCACAGAGAACCAAaaagccccccctcctcctcctccccccatcAGATCTCCTGTAAAGTATGCTTTCTAAGTATTTGGCCGAAGTAAAGGTCATTATGGAAACCATGCACGTACACTGTGATGTCCATCTGGTGGCTCTCATGAGATTCACtaaccttgccccccccccctctatttcAGAGAGTCTTTCGGGATGAATGCAAGTTCAAGGAGACTTTGCTGCCCAACAACTACAACGCCTACGAGTCTTTTGTTTACAAGGGCTCCTACATTGCCCTCAGCAAGCATGGCCGCGTAAAGAGAGGCAACAAGGCCACCACCGCCATGACCGTCACACATTTCCTCCCCCGACTATGAGCAAAACTGGCAATAACTCACTCATTTGCACATGTGGATGTTCCTCCAGGTAATATAGACATGCATCTTTATGATATACACACCGGTGGACTGCAATCTAACCCCATCCCCACAAATATTTATtctctttatatatatgtatatttgaaTAGCTATCTTTGTATGACAACCTGTGTATATGCCATATATACTGTGCTGCTTTTCTGTTTATACGGTCGTGGACGGGGAGAGCCGAAGCCTTTGCCTGTCTCACTTTAACTCGGTGCTTTTGCTGCAACTAAAGCTACGCATCacttcctgtttgtttgtttttttttgttgttttttggagGCCGGATGGACGAGcggtacccccccacccccaccccccgtgctTTTAAAGAGTGAAACGAATACTTTTTATTACCTCAGAGAACCACTTTAATGGATTAAGGGGATGCATGGATTTCTGCTCACATTTCCGCTAAATTTGTCATTTCTCTTTGAGCACTCGAGAGATCCCAcccctctccccccccaccccccgctcaaTTATAGATGTCCGGCGGTTCGGGGAAAATGAGACTACTTAAAATGCACTTCCTTTGCTGCACGATTTAAAGGTGCCTTGGCGTTCCCACTAGCAGCCCCCCCCCAGTTAAACCTGCATGTAAGAGACACCCGGTGGAGTCAGAAATAGGGCTGACACTCTGGAACGGGCctcagaggaggggaggggaggggggagggagggctaTCTCTGGTTTATTTTCTTTTCTGTAATTAGATCGATTAAGTAATATACAGGCTGTGGGCCGAGACCAGAGATGGGTCAGCCATGGGTGTGGAGAGGTCAGGTATGGCCTTTGCTTATCAAGTTTGATTGTGTGGGGCAGTGACGTCGGCAAATAAACAGGTGGAATGCTTACGTCTCCAGACATGGAGAATGACAACtgttgggggtgggggatggttggtgggtggggggggggctcttgttTGGACTGGACCGACGTCTGCACAAGAACTGATTGAAATTAAATGTATCTGCACAGTGTCTTTGGCACTGCTGATACGCCAGTCCTACAGGGTTGGAGTCCGAGGCAGTGCTCATGACATTTAAAGCTTGCAAGATGTGGTGCGTCAACAATGATGTCTACCTTTCAGTAAGCCAATGACAAATAATGTAAATAGTTACAATGtgaaatgaaaacacacacacacacacatacacacacacacacacacacacacacacacacacacacacacacacacacacacacacacacatacacaagaactttttttttatgCTGCTTTATCGCAATTGCTGGAGTAGGGTGAAAATAGTTCAGGTTGCACACTGACCATTAACGATGGTGCCTAAATGGTTTGGCCAGGACCGTTCTGATACTTGTGCTACTCATTTGTGTGCAAGAGCGTTTGACGGCCTGTGTGCACGCCACAGGCAACGCTCCCACTCCTCGGCGTGCTCTGCAGCAGTACTGCAGTGGCAGGGGAGGTGTCCAGGGGGCTGTGGGTATTTTGAATATACTTATGGACGAGGCGATTGGGTACACACGGGAGCGAGCGACAAGATGGATGGCACCGTGTGAGATGTCTTTAAGATTTCCCAAACCCGTTATGCCAGTGACGATAAACTCAATGATGCCATTCCAGCTCGATTTTCTAAACTAATGTTCTGTGAAAAGTGGCCCTAGAAATAAAAAGGGGGACGggtttttaacctttttttttttctttttttttttactttgtgggTCAAAAACGCAGGCCGTGGAGGCCAGGGAGATGCTGAAATCTAAAAAAAGGAACGTCTTTATAAGAGATATCTACTTAAGTGTTACATGTGATGACAAAATGCTCGCAAAGTTTCGGATCTGCCGTTCTTTGCCGATACTGTAGCAAATATCTGAACGGGATATAACAGGGACGCTCGCTCGCCTAGTTGGAATTTGTGAGGAAATCCTAGCTAGGAGCTAAGATGCATCAACATCTCATTGTGTGCATCCGCCCTTAAGACGATTGCAGTTAATCATTTTTGCAGCTGTTCACTTGAACAGGGAGGCAAGCTATACCGGTTGACCCCCGGCGCTTGTTGTGTTTATTGTAGCAGAGAGGAAGCAGGACTATTTAAATCCAGGGAAGACTTATGGTTGAGTGCTGGCCCTGCTGTCTTTGTTGTttgtcaagccccccccccctgcaagaATGTGGATGACATGTAGCCTCCCACATACCTGAACACCCCCCAACTCCTCCTGCCCAACCagtgtcacccccccccaccccccaccaaccATTCCTACCCATCTCTTCCAGTCTCTGGCCCCCACCCATTGCAGGAACCTTGGGATTCCAGCTGTAACCCGGGAGCGTCCTCCTCTCCTTTCAGCCCTTTTTTAGTTCAAGGTCAGCGTCCACAGCCCCCCCAGCCAGGCTGGCCAGGGTGGTCTCCTGTGTAGGTCACACCATTTTTACCTGAAACCGGAATTCAGAATATCTTTTTCATGTGCATAAACCAAGCCAGTGCATACCGAAGTGACCAGTTATTGGATCAGGAAGCTTTTTTGTCTCCCAGTAGACACTACTGGTACCCAATGACATCAGTAGCCTCCCAGGCCTCCATCCCAGCACCCTCCTGTGCACTGTATCTATGGCTTAAGGAGAAACATAGATCTGACCGCTCATGTCTGCACAGCAAAAGCATGTGCGGGTCAGTGACCCAGCATGTTTTTTTGAAACAATCTTCCTTCCGTCTGTGATTTGTGGAACCTGGCCCCTTTGAGATGCCGCTAAGCGATGTggcctccaaacacacacacacacacacacacacacacacacacacacacacacacacacacacacacacacacacacacacacacacacacacgcacacacacacacaccatgccccACACCCCTTCCAAGAACTTCCGTTAGGATATTTCTGGGGTCGGGAACATCTGCAGActtaatgtatgtgtgtgagacgcAAGCAAGAGAGCAGAGTCATGcagggcctctctctctctctctctctctctgtacactTTGTCCCTATACCAGAGTATCCTCTGAGACAGTACACCGGTCCTCTATATGTTCCCCAACTATCAGCCAGCGCTTCCCGAGCCCCAGCGCCTCTTTCGCAGTGTACACAGCACAGTATCATTTGGTAGTCCGTTGTCAAACAGGAGTCAGGAAGGTTGACTCGCTGCTgtattcttgtaaaaaaaaaaaaaaactatttctgAGGAAAAGTTGTGATTGCAGATAATAATCTATTTTTAATATGCCAAGGCTTTCGTGATGCCATGAAGCAGAGCAAAGGTTAATGGGAGTTTAGCTCAAAGTTTCTCTCAttgacaaaaaaattaaaaaaaaagacttgtcgCTGTTATGGATGAGGCTGCATGAAGCACCGTAGGTGTAAATTACCGGTCCGGTATGTGTGATGCAACATCAGGGATGTCTTTAGCACCTTGAACCAGTGAGCACACGTGTGTTTGCAGACTGGAGAGGTCGCTACGTGAAGCGTTCTCTGTGCAAGCAGGCGCGTTGCCCTCTGCGACCGAAGCGTCCTGTAAGGTCACACAGCAAACGAGAGGTTGGGCCTCCCCCAGCACCTTACTGAAGACGATTAGAGACATAGACAAGGTGTAAAGACATGCTTTCATGTTTCTCTGTATCAAGCCTAAGCATGGCTTGTGTCAAGTAACACAGCCGGACCCCCCacccactcaccccaccaccccccaccccaaaaaagtgCAAGGTTTGTCTGTATCAAGAGCTCCCCTTTCAGCTTTGACCAAAAATTCTGACCCAAAAATATCTATTATCTCTCTctattgtttttttcttgttttttttttcacagctTATCCTAGGTGAAATTGGTTTCGTTTTAAGGTGAGGATTGTATTGATTTCTTTCCTTCGTCAACTGGGCATGTATTTGTGATCCTCTGATCTTAACGGTCAGCAGAACCAAGGTTTTTGATTTTCCTCCCTTCCTCCGAGAGGGGTGAGCCTCCGCCCTATTCCTCTCATATCTGTTCTCATATACCTCACCTTCTGCCTTAGTTTGGGTTCGTTAAGATGAttgtaaaatttaaaaaaagaagaagaaaaagacaaaacTTCTTCAATCAATTGTTTCTGAAAACTGACTATGCTAAGTAAGgatctgaagaaaaaaaacagttgttttccttttatttttgtaCGTATGTGCTGTGCACAGCAGTCTACTGTATTCCTGAGATACCAATaaaattttgttttcttttttactgGTTGTTGGAATGGTGTCACCCTCTTTGGTGCGTTGGTTGTGTTGactgtagttttgtgtgtgtgtgtgtgtgtgtgtgtgtgtgtgtgtgtgtgtgtgtgtgtgcgtgcgtgcgtgcgtgtgcgtgcataagGGCATATGCGTGTGTCCTCGCTCATTCAATGCATCCACTCCAGTGGCTTTGGGGTGCACGTCTGCTTTCGGGGTTCCAGTTTTTCAAGCAGACTATTTCTCATTTtcttcttcattcactctctctctctccctctctctcttgttttaaCCATCTCGTTTGTTTCAAAGAGACTCCAGCTGAGATCTTTCCATTGCTGTCTGGGAGATCAGAGTCCAAATATCATTAGATCCTCGTGTCTCGTCTGTGCAGCAACTGGATGTGTCCTGTTTTAGAACAAGACTGATGAATCCAGAGCTCATATGTAGACGTTGTCATGCAAAATCACGCACACCGTATcgatttctttctcttttctttctttttttccttgctcAGACTCAGACGTGGTCAAATATAATTTTccacgcttaggcagctgtcaTCTATAGCTGGGGTACTGGCGCCCTCTACTGTGGATACAGTTTAACATCACAGGGCAGGTGTGATTTCATGAGTTCAATGCAGGTTTGTCTGGATTCATTTTGTGTTGAGATTTATACAAGACAAGAGATTAATGCAGCGCTGTATCATAGTAATCATACTAACTCTTGGATACAGGGTGAACATCTCTAAATAGGTGGGTTTCCCCCCCCAATTTTACATTCATTTGGAAAAGTCAGGGAAAAGTCCCGAGTAACTGTttagtgtgaccccccccccacccccatgttcTGTTCACCTATGGTCAGTACAACTTACCTGGGTCACCTTTGGGTTCATAGCAATACAGTTGTAAAATGTATTTTAAGATACCCAATATAGCTTGTCTTCATCTCAGTTAACCCATTAATAATATCAACATGTATAGTCAACAGGACGCACGAGTCAACCAATTATGTGAAAAAGCTGACGCTATATTTGTCCATTTATTTTTACCCACTGTAATCTGTCATCTATTTTGCATCCAAATACGCCATCTTCCAATCCAAACAAAGTCTGAACAAATTGTGCCCCCCCACCCCGGAAGAAGGGTATAGTCAGTATAGCCTACACAGTCCCTGAATCCTTCTCAAACTGGACGAGTCGACACGTGTGTCACCAAAACAGGATGCGCGTTCAGAGTATAGGTGGTGCTTGTTGACCCCGGGTCCGGGCTAAACAGCCAGAGGTGGGGTGCCCCCCTTCCGTTCGCGAGAAAGCCGCACATCTGCTTTGGGGGCGAGCCGCTGCGCAATGGACGGTGGCAGGAGTGGCGGCCGAGCGCCTTTAAATAGGGTTGTCTGCAAAGTTTGGGACAGATCATCTCCAGTCTCCCAGCGGCGCGCAACGACGTACGGCAAATCACTGATTTACGCACGGATGGAGGTAAACAAGAGATCGGGGATGAGGGACGCCGTGCTGGCGCTCTTGCTCGCCGTCCTCCAGGGATTCCGATTCGCGGCATCTGTCCCCAACCCCTCGCCGCTGGTTGGGTCCAACTGGGGGAACCCGAGGAGGTACATCCACCTGCAGACATCCACAGAGCTTAACAACTTCTACCTGGAGATCAGCTTCAGTGGCCATGTGCGCAAAACTACAGTGAGGAGCTCGTACAGTGAGtgtccccttttttcttattTTACGTTTTGTCGCATGTTGCccgtgcgtatatatatatatatatatatatatatatatatatatatatatatatatatatatatatatatatatatatatatacaatgtgTTGAATAATATGCCatcatctctctcttttcccccaCAGGTGTTGTTTTACTCAAAGCTGAATCAAGGGAGCGCGTTGCCATCTTTGGAGTCAAAAGTAACCGGTACCTGTGTATGGATGCAGAGGGCAACCCCTTCACCTCTGTGAGTGATCGTCTCATTTCTTTCTTTGTAACTGTCTTtcgttgttttctttcttttgtcaTGTTTGTGATTTAATTTATGTGACAACCTGGAATCCCAAATGTTGAGCTTTTCTTTTGGCGGTCCACACCTGCGCGCACTTGGCATCTGCGCAACGGTTTCACAAACGCCTCGCAAAAGAATCACCTTTACGCACCAATTTCCAACTCGTTTGAGCTCAGACTCCATTAAGCTTTTGCCCGCGGCAGTTAGCGGGGAGAACCTGGGGATCGATGGGGAGGTTTCCATTCAGTTATCTTTTTTTTCTATGCGTTTTAAATCACATCAACCCATTCTTTCTCTTCCTTTGCAGCCCATCTGCCTTAAGGATGACTGTCTGTTCAACCACCGGCTGTTGGAGAACCACCGGGACGTGTACTACTCCAGCAGAACCGGGATCCTGATGAATCTGGAGGGCTCCAAGCAGGTGTACACCGCGGGCCAGAACCTCCCCCAGACGTCTCTGTTCCTGTCCGAGAAGAGCACGGTGCCGCTGGAGCGTTTCCTGCACCGGGAGAAGCGGAACCGGGTGGTGGACCCGTCCGATCCGCACAACGTGTTCTACCCGGGCCAGACGGAGGAGGGCTCGGATTCCCAGGCCGTGCCGGAGGACGACGCCGATCCGGAGACGGAGCCCGGAGAGGGACGCAACGTGTCCAGAGAGACCCCGCTGGCCCCGTCCACCCACGACCCGTGGAACGTCCACGTTTCCCATCCCGGCAGCCCCCGCGTCACCGGAGCCATGGGGTGATGGTGGGCCAGGATCCGTGTCAAAAAGGGATGAACCGCGACTAAGGTGCCGCGTAAAAGGGATTTTAAAGCGCGATTCTTTAAAGGGGATTTTTGGAGGCGCGATGCGGAACGAATCTCGCCAGGATTTTGACGCACGGCGTGGAGGCGAAGAGCCACCGGAAGATGCTTTTCCTCCGCGTCGTGCGTCAAAATCCTTCAACGCGCGCCTTTGTCGCGGATCTTCCCTCTTATGCCGTGATCActttccgaaaaaaaaaaaaaattaaaagcatTCACCTACTTTTGGATGGACGTTTTGGACTCAGAAtttgaaagaaaacaaaagaaatatgACGACGGAAAAGTTGCGCGTTAGGCTAAAGCTTTGAATGTTTACTGGTTTTCGCGACTTGCTAAATCAGCCACTCGCTAGTTCAGCGTGTTGCTATAGTTACGTAGCAGCTTTAAGGCCGGCGGATTAATTTAGAGCGGTGATTAAACTGGAGCCGAACTACGTGCGCATCAGACGGATTTAATACGCACTTTCCAGCCAATCTCTAACCAGTATTCTGCATGACAACGGATAGCTACACTTTATTTGCCTattggcttttttttgttttttgtttttttggtctgtttttttgtttggtcgCGCAACGTTCTCATCAAGGTTTTACAGCTGGTCTGAGAACCTACTTAGCAGATATACTGATGTGATCCGAAAGAGGACATTTTATGATCCTTATTATATTTTTGTCGAGGAAGATGCCTTCCTATATAGCCTACCTCTGGAAGACCTGAGTGCCGTGCAGTCCGAAGAGCTGGAGCGAGGAAGCCGAGTTTAAAATGGAGAGATAGGAGAAGCGTTACCAAGTGTTCAAGAAAGCGTTTGTTTTTGGACGCAGGTCGTTATGAGAGGACGCACACTGTTTACCCAGTTGAGTAAGAGGAGACTCGTAGAACACCGCCGAAACTGGGCTCATCTTTGCCCACTGCCTTCAAGAAACCGAGCGATCCTCTATTGCCACGCACACATAACAGTAATCCACAAGCCAAAGCCTACATGATTAAGTTGATAACTCGCTGCAAGTGACTTATTGGCTATGCGTCTGTTTTGACAAATAGTAGTGCAtgatgtacttttttaaatgcCTTCTTTTTTTGCAATTGAATGCTATCGAGTTTTGCCATGAGAACTCTGCACAAACTAAGTTGTGGCAGTAAATTAATTCATGACTTGAAGAAATGCCAGACAACTACAAGGTAAAAGAACTGCATCTTTCTATGGTGCAGTGATTCTGATATAaaattatattaataataataacaatctgaACTCTTGCTCTATTAACAGGTGCTGGGCACCACCAGCCAACAAACTAAGCCATTCCCAaagagtatttatttatttaagtcCATTCCTTGATGATATTTATAGTATTTATACGGATCCTTTATAGTTAAATGTACATATAAGAAAGATTTGTCTTTAAATGTGTATGCTTGTAATGGTTGATGGAAATGTAATGTTGCCAGAGCTTGGGGGAAGAAATAAAGGTATGAAGAACACGTGGCTCGGTGTTATTTCACCCAAACGTGTGTAATTGTATGGTCGATGGTTGTTTCGGTGTTCCGCAATGCTGCATGCGTCAGTGGGCGAAGACAGCCTGTACTATTTGACAGGAAGTCATCTGTTTCACATTCAGTGCGTAAGCAGGTTTAACATTGACTGGGCCACAAGGCAGATCCCCCTCATCAGCTGCAAGTCCCACCCCTTCCCACTTCCCTCCCCACTAAAAAGCTCACAGCAGGTACATGCATCTCAGTCTAAAgcatctctcttcttctttcaccCTCGCTAATGAACAGCGGAGCTATTTGGAGTAGTTTACTGTtaagcaacagcagcatcatgcAACCTTCATGTGTTCAATCATGAGCTTTAACAGGAGGGGTGCATGGAAGCAACACGAGTGGACCGCTGCGGTTGTAGTACACACAACCCGCCAGTAGGGGCGCTCACGCGTCCCATTCACACTCGCGCAGAAACCGATGCGCACCTCTTCTTTTAATGACACCCTGTTTCGCTCCTGATCTTCATGACTCATTTTCCGTTTCCTCCGCATCTTTGCCCAGATGACACCCTCAGACCGGGGATTTCATCTGGTCTGCTGGGGTCGATGTCGCACATCTGCTCTAGTTCAGAAAACACGTGCAGATTCACCTTTACCGGAACACTACACGGCTTCTCCCCCAACCAACCTCGAACCTGCGAAACGCTTGCTGAACTTACCGCGACCTCAGCATCCGAAAAGTCACACCCCCATACCGAGATGGTATTGGTTTCAAGTCATCTATGAACCACCAGCTGTGGCGCAGGTCATCTCCACCTCTGTGGAGTCGTAGGAGGGTTATTCCACCCTTTCCTCAGGTAAGAACCACCCCAGGCTTCCTTCCACACCCAGCGGCCACGAGTTTCCTTGCAGAAGCCGTTCGCGTTTCCAGTGAAAGTCTGAGGATAAACTCATTAAACACAATATATGTAAACCTTTAATCCGTCAGCCTCTGTAGGTTAAGCCGGTTGATGGTTGAATCACTCACGGAAGTGATTGCTTCCTCTCGAGATGGACGAGGTCACAGTTTAAGGGCACCACATTTCACATCCTGATCTCGATTTGCACGCATGGCCCCTTTTTTCCAGTTCGGGTAATTGGCGACAGCAGATGTGGGATGGGTGGAGTGGAGAGAAGGTAGCTTTCTGTCAGATGTAGGTGGAATGAAAAGCAATCACGATGATGTGGGGAGAGAAGTGAGTCTCCTGAATGAAAACACACATTTTCCACTTCACCTAATAAAACGTGATTTGTAAAGTGCAGTTGGGCAAAAGTACCAACGCACCCCCCCCATCCGGCGTGACGCATAACTGGGTAATGTGTCACTGGACGCTGGTTGTCCAGAAAAAGTCGCCTCTTCTTAGACGTGCGGCGGAGATTAAAAAGTTACTTTCTAAAAATAGCATCACAAACAATGCGGGGTTGAACAGTAAGCAGCGCGGGACCACCGCGAGCATCTCGCAGCCGCTCATACGTTAACAGCGTTGCACGGACTTGTGTTTAGCATCAGACACGTGGTTGGACTGCATGTCATGGTGTGTGCCGCGAATGATAAAcgagagtgtggggggggggcgcccggcggtctattccgttgcctaccaacacggggatcgccggttcgaatcctcgcgttacctccgtcttgggcggacgtccctacagacacgattggccgtgtctgcgggtgggaagccggacgtgggtatgtgtcctggtcgctgcactagcgcctcctctggtcggtcggggcacctgttcggggggggctggggggaatagcgtgatcctcccacgcgctacgtccccctggtgaaactcctcactgtcaggtgaaaagaagcggctggcgactccacatgtatgggaggaggcatgtggtagtctgcagccctccccggatcggcagagggggcggagcagcgaccgggacggctcggaagagtggggtaattggccaagtacaattgggggagaaaagggggggataataacaaacaaacaaacaaataaataaatgaatgaatgagagtTCGATTGATGGCGTGTCTGCATGTTGGGCCTGTCCAGGATTTCCTACGTCATTCATTGCCCAGTGACCTTATAAGGATAGactcgtgccccccccctcccatgacCCTGCAAGACAATCAAGAGGGCAAAGAAACTTTGCGTCATTTGAACAACTCTCTGGAAAGTTCAATTTACCAAATAAGGATTTTCTTCAGATATCTACAAATTAAGATACTTTGTCCCCTCTCAGAGACCAAATTTCCCATGAGGCACCTGATACGGCCACCGCTGATGCATTCCTTAGTCTACACCCGTCACGCAGAGGTTTAATATCCGCAATGGATGACAAGCTCGCAGGTGT
Coding sequences:
- the fgf23 gene encoding fibroblast growth factor 23, encoding MDGGRSGGRAPLNRVVCKVWDRSSPVSQRRATTYGKSLIYARMEVNKRSGMRDAVLALLLAVLQGFRFAASVPNPSPLVGSNWGNPRRYIHLQTSTELNNFYLEISFSGHVRKTTVRSSYSVVLLKAESRERVAIFGVKSNRYLCMDAEGNPFTSPICLKDDCLFNHRLLENHRDVYYSSRTGILMNLEGSKQVYTAGQNLPQTSLFLSEKSTVPLERFLHREKRNRVVDPSDPHNVFYPGQTEEGSDSQAVPEDDADPETEPGEGRNVSRETPLAPSTHDPWNVHVSHPGSPRVTGAMG